CGCGACCATGACCCTCGGGCCGATCCGCTCGAGGGACGCGACTGGATCCTGGACCCCGATGGGTGGAAGGCGGAGTTCGCGGAGTTGACCCCCTCCGCCGAGCCTGCGACCGACCACGGAGCCGTCGAGGGCATCGGGGGCGTCTTCTTCCGGTCCCCGAACCCGGGCGCCAGCAAGGCGTGGTACGAGAAGGTCGGGATCCGGCCGGGCGCGGACGGTTACGTGACGTTCCCGGCCCGCTCGGTGGACGAGACGGACACCCTCACGGTGTGGGAGGTCTTCCCGGCGGATACGACCTACTTCGATTCGCGGGGCGAGCGCAGTCCCCACCCCTTCATGCTCAACCTGAGGGTGGGGGACCTCGACGGACTCGTCGAGTCGCTGGAGGCGGGGGGCGCCTGGGTCGACCCGAATCGGGAAGCCTACGAGTACGGGAAGTTCGCCTGGACCCTCGACCCGCTCGGAGCCCGGGTCGAGCTGTGGGAGCCCCCCTCCCCCGCAAGCTGAACCCGTTTCGACCCCTGCTTTCGGGGTCCTCCCCCTTGCATCGTTCCGATATATCGGATACTATTTCGATATATCGAGACCGGTCGGAAGCGGGAGGAGATAAATGTTCACGAACAAGGATGGATTCGGCGCCTGGGCCAACTGCTCCGGCCCCGGCGTTTTCCGTTTCGGCGGCGGATTCGGGGGCAACCGGCGCGTGGTCCGGAAGGGGGAGCTGAAGTTCGTCCTCCTCCGCCTCCTCTCGGACGAACCCATGCACGGCTACGAACTGATGCGGCGGCTGGAGGAGGAGTCCGGCGGCCTCTACACGCCGAGTCCGGGCTCCGTCTACCCCACCCTGCAGCTGCTCGAGGACCAGGGGTACGTGTCGTCGACGCAGGAGGACGGGAAGCGCGTCTACAGGCTGACGTCCGCGGGCCGCGACTTTCTCGAGGAGCACCGCTCCCGCACCCGCGACATCTTCGGCCGCTTCGTCAACATGGGCGAGCGCTTCGCGGGACACGCGATGCGCGACGTGACGCGCTCGTTCATCCACCTCGCCCAGGTGAGCTTCGAGCGTGCGACGGGCGGACAGGGCGATCCGGAGACGCTCGCAAGGGTGAAGTCGATCCTGGACCGCGCGGCGCGCGAGATCGAGAGCGCGTGGCCGGAACCCGGGGCCGCGGCCTCGCGGGAGGGTTGAGCGATGTTCGAGATCGTCTTCCTGGGAGGCATCGCCGCCGTGATCTACCGCAAACGCGTGCGCGCCGGCGTCTGGAGCCGGGGTGATTTCCACCGCATCCTCCTGGGCGTGGGTCGCGCAGTGAGCCGCGCGCTGGCCGTCGCGGTGAAATCCTGGCCCGGGCTTCTGCGACAGTGCGCGGCCGACGTGAGGAGCCTTGCGGACGACCTGACGGGCGCCGTCCGGACGCGGAGACCGCGCGCCAGCCGGGCGCGGCACTCCCGCCTCGATGTGCCCGCGTCAGATACCGTCGCGCCGGCCGAGGCGGCGACGCGAGCGGAAAGCCGGATCTTCTCCCGGCTGCAGCGTCGCTACGTCTCGGGCAGGATCAGCTTCTCCGAGTACGTGGAGGGGGTGCGGCGCCTCCGAGGCGAAGGCGCCGCGCTTCAGGCCCGGGGAGGCAAGGCTCCGCCGCGCTAGTGTTTGCGGTGCCTCTCCCAGGGGCTGCGGGTGAAGTAGGACTCCGTCATCTCCTTGATCTGGGGCGCGAGGAAGATCAGCGCGATCAGGTTCGGGATGATGACGATGGCCAGGAAGATGTCCCCCAGCGACCACACCACCGCGAGCGGCAGCACGGCCCCGACGAAGTGCATGGCGACGAAGACGAGCTTGTACGGGATGATCGCGTTCGGCCCGAACAGGTAGTTCGCGCAGCGGTCGCCGTAGTAGCTCCACGAGATCGCCGTTGAGATCGCGAACAGGAAGACGGAGAAGATCACGATGTAGTGGCCCCAGTCGCCGAGCGGGGACAGGCCGCGCTGGAATCCCATCTGCGTCAGCGGCGCGCCGGTCTCGTAGGCCTGCCCGTAGAGGACGGTGAGTTCCCGCCCGTCATCGGCGATCGCGACGGTCCGCGCCGGATCGACGGCCCCGCTGAACGGCTGCGTCTGCGCCTCGTCCTCGAACAACTGCGGCACGGAGACCTCGTGCCACGCCAGATGCGGCTCGCTCGTCACGCCCGGCCGTCCGATCGTGTAGCGGATCGTCCCCGTCGGGTCCGTCGGCACCGAGCTTCCGCCCTCGTCCAGCACCACGTAGCTGATGTCCCCGCCTTCGAGCTGGATCGCGGTCGGGACCTGCGAGTTCCAGGCGCCGGTCATGATCACGACGAGCGCGGTCATCGTGACGATGACGATCGTGTCGATGAACGGCTCGAGCAGCGCGACGACGCCCTCGGAGACCGGTTCGTCCGTCTTCGCCGCCGCGTGCGCGATCGGCGCGGAGCCCTGCCCGGCCTCGTTCGAGAACAGCCCGCGCCGCACGCCCCACATGAGCGTGACGAGGAAGGCGCCAACGCCGGTGCCCGCCACGCCGGCGGTCGGGTTGAAGGCCTCGCGGAAGATGAGCGCGAAGGTCCCCGGCACCTCGCCGAGGTTCAGGATGATGATGATCATGGCGGCCGTCACGTAGACGATCGCCATGAACGGAGCCAGGATGCTGGTCACCCGGCCGATGCGCTTGATGCCGCCCAGGATCACGAGCGCAACGATCGTCGAGGTCGCGAGGCCGGTGATCCACTTGGCGATCCCGAACTCCGCCAGCATCGCGTCCGCGACCGTGTTGGCCTGGTTGGCGTTCCCCGTCATGAACGCGGTCAGTCCCAGCATGACCGCGAAGAAGGCCGCCACCGGCTTCCAGCGCGGCCCCAGCCCCTTCTCGATGTAGTACATCGGCCCGCCCGACACCGTCCCGCTGTACTTCGCCGACGACTCGTCGACCTCGCGGTACTTCTGCGCCAGCGTGACCTCGCTGTACTTCGTCGCCATGCCGAGAAAGGCGGTCATCCACATCCAGAAGAGCGCCCCCGGCCCTCCGAGGTGGATGGCGATCGCGGCGCCGGCGATGTTTCCGATGCCCACCGTCGCGCTGAGCGCGGTGGTGAGCGCCTGGAAGTGCGACACGTCGCCCGGGTCGTTCGGATCGTCGTACCGGCCCGTGGCCACGGCGACGCCGTGCGCGAACTTGCGGATCTGCGGCAGGCCGAGCCGGAGGGTGAGGTAGGTGCCGATGCCGAGGAGGAGCAGGACCTGAAGCGTCAGGCGCTCTCCCCCGATCGTGATCCCGAACTGCGCGACGTTGCGGTCGAGCCAGTCTACGATTGTGGCGAAGTCCATGCGTTGTCCCCGTTAGCGGCGAGTGAGCACGACACTGGAGGCGGGCTGAGTTTGGCCCCGTGCCGCTGACGCTGCAACGGGTGGGCGAGTGAGACGCGGCCGGGACGGGACCGATCAGGGTCGCGGAAAGAGGCCTGCGCCGGGGTGTGTCGCGCACCTCACGGCACCGTAACTTCGTTCGCGCTCCGGGCGCCTGGTGTCGAACCTGGGAGCCCCGCTACGCCCCGATCTTCGGCAGCGACGAGAACCCCCGCGGAAGCAAGGAGACGATGAGGGACGTGGGTCCGAACAACAAGACGATGGGGGCCGGGAAGCCCCGTCCTGCCGGAATTCCCGACCGCCTCGGAGGGCTTTGGGAACTCGCGAGCGATCTCTCGTGGACGTGGAACCCGGCGGCCCCGGCCCTCTTCGGGGCCATCGATCCGCCGCTGTGGCGCCGTACGCGGCACAACCCCGTGGCGCTGCTGCGGGCGGTCGGGGAGACGCGATGGCGTGAGCTAGCGGCCGACGACGGCTTCCTGCGCCGGTACGACGCGGCGTGCGATGCGCGGGACCGGGTGCTTGGCGGCGGCGAGAGCGCGGCGTCCACCTGGTTTGCCCGGAGCTACGCGGAGTTTGCCGAGCGCCCCGTGGCGTACTTCTGCGCGGAATTCGCGTTGCACGAGTCCATCCCCATCTACTCCGGAGGGCTCGGCGTGCTCGCCGGGGACCATCTCAAGGCGGCCTCCGAACTCGGCGTACCCCTCGTCGGCGTCGGGCTGATGTACGCGCACGGGTACTTCGACCAGACGCTGGGGCCGGACGGCTGGCAGGAAGATGCGGACGACCCGCTCGACCCGGACCTGACGCCGCTGGAGCGGCTGCAGGGCGCGGATGGCATCCCATGGCTCGCCTCGCTTCAGGGCGGGGGGCGCCGCATCCACATCGGGGCCTGGAGGCTGCGCGTCGGGCGCGTCTCGCTGTACCTCCTCGACACGGATCTCGAGGAGAACGATCCCGCCGACCGCGGGCTCTCCCACCAGCTCTACGCGGGCGGCGCGGACCACCGCCTGCGGCAGGAAGCGATTCTCGGCGTCGGCGGCGTGCGCGTGCTCGCCGCGCTCGGGATCGATCCCGGGGCGTGGCATGCGAACGAGGGACACGCGGCGTTCATGATGGTGGAGCGCGTGCGCCGGCTGATGCGGGACGGCCGGTCCTTCACGGACGCTGTGTCGCGGGTCCGGGCGTCGACGGTGTTCACGACGCACACGCCCGTCTCCGCGGGCCACGACGTGTTCTCCCACGCGCAGATGCGGGAATGGATCGGCGAGACGTTCTGGGAAGAGTTCCCTCACCGCGAGGAGCTGCTGGGACTCGGTCTCCATCCGGACGACGAGGCGCAGGACCGGTTTCACATGACGGCGGCGGCGATCCGGCTTTCGCGGCGCGTCAACGGCGTTTCCGCGCGGCACGGGCGCGTGAGCCGCGAGATCTGGCACGGCCTCTGGGAGGACCGGGCGGCCGGAGAGGTGCCGATCCGGCACGTGACGAACGGGGTCCACCTCGCCACGTGGATGAGCGACGGCGTCGCCGGCCTCCTGGACGAATGGCTCCCCGCCGGGTGGCGATGCGGTCCGGGGGACGAAGCCATGTGGCGCGCGGCGCGCGACGTGCCCGCGGAGGCGCTGTGGCGTGTGCGGCGCCGGCTGAAACTCCGGCTCCTCGAGCTGATGCGGGACGAGGCCCGGCGCCGGTGGCCGGACCACTGGCCGGAGTCGGCGCACCTCGCCGGAGCCGGCACGCTGATGAGCCCCGAGCCGCTCACGATCGGCTTCGCGCGCCGCTTCGCCACCTACAAGCGCGCGGACCTCATCTTCCGCGACCGCGACCGCCTCCTCGCGCTTCTCTCCGACCCCGCCCGCCCCGTGCAGCTGATCTTCGCCGGGAAGGCGCACCCGCGGGACGACGACGGCAAGCGCGTCCTTCAGCGGGTGTACGAGCATACCCGCGATCCGGAGTTCGAGGGCCGGGTCGCCTTCCTCGAGAACTACGGGCTCCACACGGCGCACGGTCTGGTCGAGGGCGTCGACCTGTGGCTCAACCTCCCCCGGGTCCCGCTGGAGGCGAGCGGGACGAGCGGGATGAAGGCCGCCCTCAACGGCGTCCCCCAACTCGCGACCGCTGACGGCTGGTGGGAGGAGGGGTTCGAGGGCGACAACGGGTGGATCATCCCGCCCGCCCCCGCCACGGCGAGCGAGGCGGAGGTGGACGAGCACGACGCCGAGCACCTCTTCCGGCTCCTGGAGGAGGAGGTCATCCCCCTCTACTACGACCGGCCCGGTGCCGGCTGCGGGGACGACGCGCCGGCGGGCTGGCTGGCCCAGGCGCGGCGTGCGATCGAGGTGGCCGGCGCGCGGTTCACGGCAAGCCGCATGGTGCGCGACTACGCCCGCGACTACTACGTCCCCTCCCTCCGCGGCGACGACTGACGCGGCTGGCTGGACGCGGCCGCGGCTGGCCCGCCTGCGCAAAGTACGCCGCTTTGTCGCCATAATATCGCCGAAACGCCCGATCTCGTCGCCCAAGGACCGCCTACGATCGGCTATTTTGCAGGGTTCCGTTGGCTTGAGGGGATTGGGCGGTGTCCGCATGACCGCAAGGCTTGCGGTGGGCTCCTCGGCTCAGCATAGCGCCGTCCAGTCCCCTCTTCCACACAAGCCGTTCGGGAGCGTCCGGACCGTCGCCTGACCGAGCGACCCGAACCGGGACTGCGGAGAGCGGGGTAGAGGAATGAACGTCGCGCGGTTGATGGCTGCGGTGGTTGTCGCGGTGACTTGCGTGACGATGAGTCCTGCCTTCGCCGTGGCGCAGGTGCCGGGTGAGCGGATTCGCGTAACGCTTCCGTCGAGCACGGTGACCGGCTCATTCGTCGAGATGCGGCAGGACGGGCTGGTTCTACAGGACGAAGGCGGGACACGATCCATCGCGCTTGACGCGATTCGTCGGATAGAGCGCCAGGTTGAGCGTCGTCCCCGCACGAAGGGGGCGCTGATCGGTGCGGGGTCCGGCGTCGCCGTTGCGGGGCTGCTTGGCCTCGTTAACCCTGAGCTTTACGAGGACGATTGGCTGTTCAGCGGCGCGGAGACGTTTGGACTTGTGGCCGGCACCTTCGCGGCCATCGGTGCGGGTGTCGGCTGGATTGCCGGGTCGGTCCTCCGGGGTGACGGATGGGAGGATATGAACTTCGGCTCGACATCGAGCTTGACGGTCGGTTTGCACCAGGGATCGAAGGTGTTCGTCGGCGGGCGCATTTGGTTTTGAAGCGACGAATTCATGGATTCTATGCAGCGTAGAGTTGCGGGCGCGTCGCGACCTCGAGGCGATCTGCCCGATCGCCTCGACACACCCTGTCGTGTTCGCCCTGCCCGTGCAGGCCGGCTGGGCCGACCTGGTGGGCATCACGCTCTCCGGCCCCAGAGGCTCGGTCACGATCGATCAGAGTACGGATCGCCCGATGGCCATCCTCCGCGATCCCCGGACCGGACCGGTGCGCGGATTCCTGCGGGATCCGCTGGCTGCCGCTCAAGCCGCGGGCGCAGCAGGCGGATTCGGCGGGGCGGGTCTGGAGATGCTTTTCAGCCGCGGGATCCCTGACCCGGATGCCTGGCGGCGTTAATCGCGACTCTCGGCGGCAACGACCCGCAACGGAATACCTCCATGCCAAAGAACATCGTCGTGTGCTGTGACGGCACGGGCAACGAATACGGCCCGAACAACACCAACGTCGTGAAGCTGTGCGAAGCGATCGTTTGCGACCGGGACCAGGTTGCCTTCTACGATCCGGGCGTCGGAACCTTCAGCTTTCTGGGCAGGACGCTCGGACGGCGGGTGGGCCGGGCGCTGGGAAAGGCGTTCGGCGCCGGGCTCCAGCAAAACATCGAGGATGCCTACCGGTTCCTGATGGACCGGTACGAGCCGGGTGACAGGCTGTATCTGTTCGGCTTCAGCCGCGGCGCGTTCACCGTGCGTGCATTGGCCGGGATGCTGAACCTTTGCGGCCTGCTGCAGCGGGGCAGCCTCAACCTGGTGCCGTACGCGTCCAGGATCTACAACGACCGCGCACGTCACGAGATGGCACCCGGGTTCAAGCGGACCTATGGCCAGGACTGCCGACCGCACCTCATCGGCGTGTGGGACACGGTCGCCTCCATGGGCTGGTTCTGGGGCCGGAAGTTCTTCGATTCAACGCTGAACCACGACGTGAAGTACGGCTACCACGCCGTCTCCATCGACGAACAGCGCAAGAAGTTCCCGGCCAACATGTGGAGCGAGGACGCCAGGGCCGATCACCAGACGATCGAGCAGGTCTGGTTCGCCGGCGTCCATTCCGATGTGGGCGGCTGGTATCGCGAGGCGGGCCTCTCCGACATCGCGCTGGATTGGATGCTGAACAAGGCGCAGGCCCAAGGCTTGCGCCTGAGACCGGGCTGGCAACGCAGGCTCTCACCCGATCCCGCAGGTCGCCTCCACGCATCCAGAACCGGACTGTGGCGGTTGTGGAGGCCGGCGCCCCGCACCATCCCTCGGGATGCGCGCATCCACAGTAGCGTCCTGGCGCGCTTGGACGATCCAGCGTTGGGGAGCGCTCCGGCCAACCTGCCCGGTCGGTATGAGGCTGTGGAATAGTCTTGGGCCGGGAGCCGCGCATTCGGTTTTGAAACGACGAGTTCATGGATTCTATGCAGCGTAGAGCTGCAGGCGGGTCGCGAACTCGCCGGCGATCGTCTCCAGCGCCCCGAGGTCCGGGTGGCGGAGGAAGATCATCCCGTCGGAGACGAGCGTCGCCTGCCAGTTCCGCCGGGGTGACCCCACCGGGAGCAGATCCAGGCTGCACACCCGCTCGCCGTACTCCTGGAGCAGCGGGCCGAGCCCCTCGATGCGCTGGATGCGGCCCTGTCCGCGCGCGCGCTTGACGATCCAGCAGGCGTTGTACTTCCGTTCCACCGGCTGCGACCAGGTCGCGTGCACGACGCCTTCCGCCCACCCGCGGTAGGTGTCGATGTCGCTCGCGAAGTTGATGAGGTCGACCGTCCGCACGCCGGGCGGCCGGGCCGCGATCTCGCCGAACACGGCCTCGCCGTCCGCGGTCCGGTACCACTCCATGTGCGTGTAGCCG
This DNA window, taken from Candidatus Palauibacter scopulicola, encodes the following:
- a CDS encoding PadR family transcriptional regulator, which produces MFTNKDGFGAWANCSGPGVFRFGGGFGGNRRVVRKGELKFVLLRLLSDEPMHGYELMRRLEEESGGLYTPSPGSVYPTLQLLEDQGYVSSTQEDGKRVYRLTSAGRDFLEEHRSRTRDIFGRFVNMGERFAGHAMRDVTRSFIHLAQVSFERATGGQGDPETLARVKSILDRAAREIESAWPEPGAAASREG
- the glgP gene encoding alpha-glucan family phosphorylase, which codes for MRDVGPNNKTMGAGKPRPAGIPDRLGGLWELASDLSWTWNPAAPALFGAIDPPLWRRTRHNPVALLRAVGETRWRELAADDGFLRRYDAACDARDRVLGGGESAASTWFARSYAEFAERPVAYFCAEFALHESIPIYSGGLGVLAGDHLKAASELGVPLVGVGLMYAHGYFDQTLGPDGWQEDADDPLDPDLTPLERLQGADGIPWLASLQGGGRRIHIGAWRLRVGRVSLYLLDTDLEENDPADRGLSHQLYAGGADHRLRQEAILGVGGVRVLAALGIDPGAWHANEGHAAFMMVERVRRLMRDGRSFTDAVSRVRASTVFTTHTPVSAGHDVFSHAQMREWIGETFWEEFPHREELLGLGLHPDDEAQDRFHMTAAAIRLSRRVNGVSARHGRVSREIWHGLWEDRAAGEVPIRHVTNGVHLATWMSDGVAGLLDEWLPAGWRCGPGDEAMWRAARDVPAEALWRVRRRLKLRLLELMRDEARRRWPDHWPESAHLAGAGTLMSPEPLTIGFARRFATYKRADLIFRDRDRLLALLSDPARPVQLIFAGKAHPRDDDGKRVLQRVYEHTRDPEFEGRVAFLENYGLHTAHGLVEGVDLWLNLPRVPLEASGTSGMKAALNGVPQLATADGWWEEGFEGDNGWIIPPAPATASEAEVDEHDAEHLFRLLEEEVIPLYYDRPGAGCGDDAPAGWLAQARRAIEVAGARFTASRMVRDYARDYYVPSLRGDD
- a CDS encoding sodium:alanine symporter family protein, with translation MDFATIVDWLDRNVAQFGITIGGERLTLQVLLLLGIGTYLTLRLGLPQIRKFAHGVAVATGRYDDPNDPGDVSHFQALTTALSATVGIGNIAGAAIAIHLGGPGALFWMWMTAFLGMATKYSEVTLAQKYREVDESSAKYSGTVSGGPMYYIEKGLGPRWKPVAAFFAVMLGLTAFMTGNANQANTVADAMLAEFGIAKWITGLATSTIVALVILGGIKRIGRVTSILAPFMAIVYVTAAMIIIILNLGEVPGTFALIFREAFNPTAGVAGTGVGAFLVTLMWGVRRGLFSNEAGQGSAPIAHAAAKTDEPVSEGVVALLEPFIDTIVIVTMTALVVIMTGAWNSQVPTAIQLEGGDISYVVLDEGGSSVPTDPTGTIRYTIGRPGVTSEPHLAWHEVSVPQLFEDEAQTQPFSGAVDPARTVAIADDGRELTVLYGQAYETGAPLTQMGFQRGLSPLGDWGHYIVIFSVFLFAISTAISWSYYGDRCANYLFGPNAIIPYKLVFVAMHFVGAVLPLAVVWSLGDIFLAIVIIPNLIALIFLAPQIKEMTESYFTRSPWERHRKH
- a CDS encoding DUF2235 domain-containing protein encodes the protein MPKNIVVCCDGTGNEYGPNNTNVVKLCEAIVCDRDQVAFYDPGVGTFSFLGRTLGRRVGRALGKAFGAGLQQNIEDAYRFLMDRYEPGDRLYLFGFSRGAFTVRALAGMLNLCGLLQRGSLNLVPYASRIYNDRARHEMAPGFKRTYGQDCRPHLIGVWDTVASMGWFWGRKFFDSTLNHDVKYGYHAVSIDEQRKKFPANMWSEDARADHQTIEQVWFAGVHSDVGGWYREAGLSDIALDWMLNKAQAQGLRLRPGWQRRLSPDPAGRLHASRTGLWRLWRPAPRTIPRDARIHSSVLARLDDPALGSAPANLPGRYEAVE